The genomic segment aaatgttgttcaaacttcagacaaagtcaacaatcaaaagattgagcatggtgcttcgaatgtactgagctgtgtaaatcaaatgcaagaaacatcatgggaaagccagatgagctcagtgtattgaattatgatattgttaccattactgggacttggttgaaaccaaaagtctgagggattgagaggaacaaatttacagagagatcacagactatgccagaaacaaagactgatacagtaagtgattttaactttccatatattgactgggggtcccatactgtaaaaggactagatgggacagagtttgtcaaatgtgctctcAACCAGTAGAATTCTCaaagtagaagtgtgcaataagctatcaggaaatgatccagggctagtgacagaaattagtgtatgGGAAGACTTTGtacctagtgatcataatactatgagattccaagtaaatatggaaagaGAGAGGTCTagaccacaggttgagattctaacttgggaaaggtcaattttggtggtatcagaaaggatctgacaagtgcgaattgggacaggatgtttctggcaaaggagcacttggtaagtgggagttcttcagaagtgaagtttcgagggttgtatgtgcctgtcaaaataaaagtttggtaactggtgcagggaaccttggtttccagagatattgaggccccggatattttgtttctctaaatgcctcaggctgttgggtgctaccaagactcattagtgactacaatattataattccaCACCCTGAGCTCAGCTGACTTTTTTTGAagtcatcttctgttggtttctaaaagcttcccaatagtttttgctcttttgtttgccctctctttgttttttacattggctttggcttctcatttcagccatggttctGCCCTCCAGACTTTACAATGCTTCcagttctttgggatgtatctatcactcacctcccgaattgctcccagaaactccagccattgctgctctgttgtcagtttctaccagtttccccttccaatcaagtttggccagcttctctgtcatagaaacatggagaaggtcAGTGCAGAAACGTGCCCACTCTGGACGATCAGTGAATGGTAATCTATACTGTGAATGGTATctataatgtgaaaaagactaaggagctggtggtagacgtgaggagagctaaggtactggtgacccctgtgtctatccagggggtcagtgtggacatgtggtggccagtgctatcatgtttgctgttgtgcgctggggcagcaggctgagggtagcagacaccaacagaatcaacaactcattcgtaaggccagtgatgttgtggggatggaactggactctctcacggtggtgtctgaaaacaggatgctgcctaagttgcatgccatcttggacaatgtctcccatccactacataatgtactgggtgggcacaggagtacattcagccagagactcattccaccgagatgcagcacagagcgtcataggaagtcattcctgcctgtggccatcaaactttacaactcctcccttggagggtcagacactctgagccaataggctggtcctggacttatttcataatttactggcataatttacatattactatttaactatttatagttctattactagtaattatttatggtgcaactgtaacaaaagccaatttcccccaggatcaataaagcatgactatgactatacgagGAGGCAAAATAGATAGGGTAGATTTTACATAGCattcttgcatctgtatttactcaggacacAGATACCCATTCAAACTTCTCATCAAtggtgaaatcgagctcacatgcatcacttgtgctggcatctcattccacactctcaaccatTTCACTGAGAGGTTttccacatgttccccttaaattttcaccttccccacttacccatgacctctggttgtcattccACCCAAACTGAGTGGTAAAAGCCtgattgcattaaccctatccataccctcataattttgtacatttctaacaaatcctcaaatcatgtataatttccttgtttatgtttaatgCCTTTTTTAGGGgtctaagatgatgaggggcattgatcatgtggatagtcagaggcttttcccagggctgaaatggctaacatgaggagcctgaataacagaacatatAGTGcagggttgtggagacagatgttgttcagacttcagataaagtcaggaatgaaaaatttcagcaactttagtttaatcccccccatacacacacaaacccaccttcccatgcagctctatcacccctttggctttcatctcccagatcaataaaaaggaggtacaTACCAGTTACAGGtaaataggaacaaatggggtacttatgaagtacaggatattcaagtgaacacttacgaaagaaataaaagaaggcatgaggttgcccagcagacaaggtgaaggagaatcttcagggattctgcagatatgttcagagtgaaaagattgcaagggagaaaattaatcctctgaaagatcagaatggtaatccatatgaggagacaaaatagatggaggagatttttttgccatctgtatttactcaggagatggtcacagggtctatagaagtgaggcaaagcagcatcaacttcatggaccctgtacagattacagaggtggaggtgtttgctgtcttaaggcagatTACCATGGAAAAAtaaccagggcctgacaagttgttccctgtgaccctgtggaagacaagtgcagaaatcggcggggcccaagcacagatatttaaatcattcacAGTGACAGCTGAGGTACTGGAGGTTTGGAGCCAATGTTATTCCGCTGTTCAAGACAGGCTCCAAatataaactaggaaattatacgttggtgagcttgacatcagtagtggaaaagttattggaacgtatgtgcaggaactggatatataattatttggatagatgtggactgattaaggataggcagcatggctttgtgcatgctcGGTCATGTCTAACGAATCTTATCGAGCCTcacgaggaagttatcaggaaagtggatgaaggcaaggcagtggatgttgtctacatggactttagcaaggcacttgacagagtctcatatgggaggttggtcaagaaggttcagtcactcagcattcaagatgagatagtaaattggatgagacactgtctttgggagaagccagactgtggtagcagatggttgcctctctgactggagacctgtgactagtggtgtgccacagggatcactgctggatctgttgctgtttgtcatctatgtcagatatctggatgataacatggttagctgtatcagcaaatttgtggctgacaccaaggctgggggtgtagtggacagtgaggaagactatcatggcttgcagagcaaTCTGAACCCACTGGAAAAAATGTGTTGAGAAacagaaaatggaatttaatgcagacaggtgtgaagtgttgcacattggtaggaacaaggtcttacacagtgactggtcgggcTCTGAGGAGTGATGTAGaaggaagggatctgggaacgCAGGTCCATAGTTCACTAAAAGTGGTGCCCCAGTTAGGTAGGGACGGAAAGAAAGAttgtggcacattggccttcataaaccaaagtactgagtacaggagatggatgttatgttgacgttGTATAAGAAATTGGTGAAACCTAATTTGcactgttgtgtgcagttttggtcacctacctacaggaaagatgttagaggttgaaagagttcagagaaaatttgcaaggatgttgccacgtCTGGAGACTttgattataaggaaagattgaacaggtcaggccTTTATTtgttggaacgtagaagattgaggggagatttgatgaagGTGTACCAAAATTATgaaggttatagatagggtaaatgcaagctggcttttaccactgagattgggtgggaccacaaccagaggccgtgggttaagagtgaaaggtgaaacgttaaggggaacatgaggggaaacttcttcacacagatggtcatccggTTGTGGAATGAGCAGTTAGCACAAATGGtgaatgtgagctcaatttcgaCACTTAAGAGGTATGAGTAGGTGCCTGGATGATAGGGATATGGGAGTAGAAAGttaaaatagttcagcacaaactagataggccaaagggtctgtttctgtgttgtacttttctatgactgtgacaagaaccttaaataatactaatattcactttaattccttttaacagaccaaccattcatctcagcagcaaatttttatatggtgttaaaactgtggcactttaaattaacagtgcataaaagaaaatcccagctgcaggtcaacaaaggctatttgtgtgagagtgtttcagttactgtggagcCAGAGACCTatgtagctcagtgggaacagggaataataccagtggagagagtcaaactgatcCAAGTCACAGATTTGAGACGGCAGAAATGCACCATTCGTATACAGACagaaagagcatcagagagtttaatTCCAGATACCAGATACCATttaattccagataccagcactctgcacagttagaagatgatttctccttccaacttgggttgactgtcactgtaacagtgtgatgtcagatcacaccttggtgactaaagtaatctcatctgaaatgttgtccttcacccattgatggattttgtaaatctttttacaggttaaaaactataaggaatttgtctatgggaatcttgaacacaacacaccagttttgctgtctctgtctagagatttaagaagtggagcaagggaaccactcgatcatccttcctcctcagactgtggggaggaatttactcgatcatctgactgactggcacgcccatcattttacacatggggagaggccattcacttgctcagactgttggAATGGATTCCCTCAGTCATCtcagctgaaggtacatcagtaaGTTCACACTggtcaaggccattcacctgttctgtgggtgagaagggattcagtcggtcttcccacctgtggacacaccagacagttcacactgggcagaggctagtcacctggtgaatttgtgggaaggattcacttggtcatctgacctcatggctcaccagcgagttcacactggggagaggccattcacctgctcagaatgtgggaagggattcactcgttcatccaccctacagagtcaccagcgagttcacacaggggacaggccattcacctgctcagtctgtgggaagggattcactttgtcatctcagctactgagacaccagtcagttcacaccggggagtggccattcaactgttcagactgtggaaagggtttCACTTGGTCACCCGACCTACtggtgcaccagcgagttcacaccggagagaggccgttcacctgttcagactgtgggaagggattcactcagttatccaccctactggcacaccagtcagttcacacacgGGAGacgccgttcacctgttcagcctgtgggaagagattcactcggtcatctgacctacagagtcatcagcgagttcacactggggagaagccgttcacctgctcagaatgtggaaagggattcactcagtcatccaacctacagagtcatcaccgagttcacactggggagaagccctttacctgctcagactgtgggaagagattctctcattcATTTCACGTACTGacccaccagcgagttcacactggagagaggccgttcacttgctcagaatgtgggaagggattcaatcagtcatccaccctactgagtcaccagcgacttcacactggggagaggccattcacctgctcagaatgtgggaagagattcactcgatcatccgaCCTACTgagtcaccaacgagttcacactggagagaagccgttcacctgttcagaatgTGCGAAGAGATTCAGTCGATCATCTGacttacagagtcatcagcgagttcacactggagagaagccatttacctgctcagaatgtgggaagggattcactcattcatccaccctacagcgtcacctgcgagttcacactggggagaagccgttcatctgctcagtttgtggaaagagattcactcgatcatccaccctacagagtcatcagcgagttcacactggggaggggccgttcacctgctcagactgtgggaaaggattcactcagtcatcccaactactggcacaccagtcagttcacattgggGAGCGAGCATTGATATGAATCTCGAGGTTTCACttcctgtggactgtcattttaagggagagggagagattaagaaggcgaatcagtctgactttcagcttgtttacatcgctcgcagcttgtttagatttaaccaaggacacagacactcagagtcagatggagacaaaggagaaaaaatggaaggatcgaaagaagggaactagtggccaagggtcactgtttagaactttcccatgcccacaagggtgggttaattattgATTCAGTGAACATCGAATGTGTGGTTATCACCTCATTTGATCCATTGGAGTGGATCGGAtttgtgaagaccacttatgtctTATGTGTCTGGGTATGGTCTGGTAATTCACTTGAAGAtgataccccttgtgacaagtccGTTTCGGTGATAATTCGTACGTGGATTTAGAACgacaaggataaaatctacagcgactTTTCTCTTGTTTTACCACCGTGGAGCCTGTGGAATTTGACATAATTGCCTTGTCTCAACATttaccttggattacaaatatctctctctcatcaactattccatggatgaactgaactttcatactttaccatctcaagcctctaagctcaatagtttgggagttatctttaaatatatatatatacacacacacacataacactgttcaattttgtttatCTTGTTTAAGTTACTAtcttataagtagatactaataaagatagtgattttaacatcaaaaccagacgcctggtgtagtctattgctgctggttcgtttCTAAAGCGTTACAGTTCGTAAGAAAATTGGGGCCTGCGCCTGGAATATGAACAAATTTGGGGGcatattgattgattaattatcaatttcattggtaaatcccttttgatttatttgtgtgtgaaaaatcagcggcaatggatgttgatagatttctgcaagcgccaacctctgaagcattagaggatgccagaaggattgagttgttgagtattgctaaaaggttAAAACTTGGAAAGGTGAAATTAAAAAACAGAGGGAGGAAGCAAAACGACAGAGGCTGTttgagctggaaaagatagaTTGCTGCAAAGGGGTCTAGTGTTacactctggtgataagtttgagtccagtcaggaagttaaattggtacctccatttgatgaggcagaggttgataaatacttccagcattttgagaagttTGCTCAGAGTTTAAAGTGACCAAAAGTGGGTTGGCCAATTCTCtgacaaagtgtaattaaggagAAGGCTCAGCGAGCCTATTCTGCcttgacagttgatgaagcagctgattatgacattgtgaaacaggctgtgctgaaagcttacgagttggtcccagaagcatacaggcaaaggtttagaaatttaagaaaattgttgtatggaatttgcttatgagaagtttgtgtgttttgaacgCCGGCGCACAtatgaaaatgtaaatgatgattttaacagcttgaaagagttggttttaattgaagaattcaaaaggtgCATCCCTGATGACATGAAGacatatttagatgaaaaggatgctgccactttgcaggagtctgctagattagcagatgagtttgctttaactcataaggTTCAGTTTACCCGgaataagagcttccaaaagagtagcaggaataaccagggtaaaccagaagtTAAAGCTGGGATTAGtaacaagagtaaggatgaagggaagcagttgaaggagaaatattctgatctttcttgttactattgtaagaaagctggtcatatgatggctaattattccatcctgaagaagaaaaaggaaaaggaggctgTCCGAAATGCCTGTGATCTGTATGTTGAAGCACatataaacccacagggttctgaacattctgttgaggcttagttaaggactgagaggtctgaccgagttaagaagggattcgatcattttatgtcagatgggtttatattagtaaaggaagggtcaaccccagtaccagtgaaaattcttcgagatactgggcTTCTCAGTAAGTTACGTTAGACagcgttctaaagtttggtgatgagactaacattggtgaggtaaatcttattaaaggcattgggagtggcatggtttctgtgccattgcacagggtaacttacagtcagggttggtttcAGGACCTGTTAAGTTCAGATTATGCTCCGGTTTACAGGTGGAAGTTGTTactttgctgttagggaatgaccggGCAGATGGTAaggttgttcctgcagtgcagttgacaactaagccaaccactgacgacccacggatggattttaatatttatccttcctgcgcagtaactcaaagtatggctaaaaagtctgccaatggagatggttctgtgcagcatgattctggTACCTATGACAGCCAAAATCGGGatcaggttatgatgacttgtaAGGGTCTTTTCTGCCTTCATTCTTTCAACAGGATTCGGGTACTAAGTCTGATGAGAAATATTTatccctgtctaggaaggagtttatagcagaacagaattgagaccctgagattgaagctttaaaaGAAAGGGCTttctcagatgatgagattaagaaagtgccagtagggtattatctcaaggatggagtgttaatgaggaagtggaggccacctgctatacctgcgagtgaggaatgggcaattgttcaccaagttgtagtccctaaagtttataggactgaaattttaactttcccCCACAGTATGCCCTTAGGTGGCCATTGAGAACCTAGAACAGTtcaggccctatggcccacaatgttgtgccgacccttaaaccctgcctcccatataaccccccaccttaaattcctccatatacctgtctagtagtctcttaaacatcactagtgtatctgcctccaccactgactcaggcagtgcattcctcgcaccaaccactctctgagtaaaaaaccttcctctaatatcccccttgaacttcccaccccttaccttaaagccatgtcctcttgtattgagcagtggtgccctgcggaagaggcgctggctgtccactctatctactcctgttaatatcttgtatattttggagtgaataaaactgtaagcaggattatgaaagaattttactggcctaatttgaggaaagatgttgtgacctATTGCAGAACCTGTCACACTTGTCAAGCTGTGGGTAAACCCAATCAGTtcaccccagtggccccactcCGGCCTATACCTGCTTTCAGTGAACCCTTTTCCAAAGCTATAGtagattgtgttggcccattgccaaagactaaagctggccatcagtatttgctaactGTTATGTGCACTGCATCCAGATTCCCAGaagcaatacctctcagaaatattaaagctaaaactgtggGGAGGGCTCCTATcagtttttgttttactttatttggtttgcctagagaaatccagtctgatcaacgaagtaattttacatctggattgttccagcaggtagtttatgaactgggaACTAAAAAAATTACATCGTCTGCATACCATCCAGAATTACAAagggctttagaaagatttcattctaccctcaaaacaaaGATTAAGACATACTGTGTAGAAAATGGAAAAGACTTGGATGAGGGCAAACTGTCTTTTTTGCTTTTGTTCGCAGTAAGTGTCTCGGTACAGGAAAGACTgggctttagtccatttgaacttatatttggtcatagagtgaggggaactttgaccttgttaaaggaacaatggactgatggggatgtacatgttaacctgttagactatgttttgaagttcaaaaataaactacaccAAACCTGTAGTCCAGCGAGACAAAACTTAAAGATTTctcaaaataaaatgaagtgttggtttgGTAAGCAGGCTTCCAAAAGAAAATGTCAGGTGGGGGATAACGTGCTTGCCTTATTTCCAATGTTGCCgaatccacttcaggcgaaattcaatggaccctatgaaatagtctctcaaagtaatgatgtgaattatgttattaaaacaccTGACCGATGTAAACTAACACAGGTGGTACACACaaatatgataaagccttatttTGACATGCAAACCATGGTTACAGTACATGACAcagatattggtcaagccaaaccAATTAAACAACAGCCGTATCGCATGAACGTAGAAaagtgtaaattggctgagcaagaaattgaatatatgctgaaaaattatattattaggccttcaacatcagattggagctcaccctgcgttattgtgcccaaacctgatggtagtgttagattttccactgattataggaaggtaaatgcagtaacatAAACAGATGCCTATTCTATCtctagggtggatgattgcatgGATAAGGTTGGAAGAGGtaaatttcttacaaagattggtCTGCTTAAAGGGTATTGGTATATTCCATGGACGgacagaggtagagaaatttctgcgtttgtgacaccttctgggtggtatgaatacaatgttttgccatttggaatgaaaaatgctccaggaacattccagagaatgattgattctgtaatttGAGGGTTAGAACACGCAGTTGCCTATATTGgtgacttagtcacagggagtgacacttgtgaagagcatatctctgcagtagaaaagctgtttgacaggctttcccaggccaaccttacagttaagagtgaatttggccatgccactgtgacctatcttggctatgtagtaggtcaaggcaagttggctcctgttcaggcaatttctgaagttTCTATTCCAACTGGTATGAAGGCTCTCAGAAgatttctgggaatggttggatattatcgtaagttctgtaagaactttgctgatatcgctcttcctctgactaatctcctgaagaagggtgaaaagtttgtctggACCGAGCCCTGTGAGGATGCATTTGAtcgattgaaagttattatttgacattaggccaatcaatgtagtgtcatcaacaaatttaattagcagattggagctgtgggtggctacacaagtcatgggtataaaaagagtaaaggagggggccaaggagacaaccctgtggggtatgagtgctgagggtcagagagacagaggtgagggagcccactcttaccacctgccagtgatctgacaggaagtccaggatccagctacacaaggcagggtgaaggctgaggtctctgagcttcttgtcgatacttcacgccttcgtatggctactgctctgcccatgactgcaaggaactgcagagaactttggagagcagagaacatcagagaaacaagcctcccctccatggactcttcctacacttcccctgcgtcggaaaagcaggccgtgttctcaaagatcctcacaacctggacattcttgctgcaaacccgctcccccatcggggaagagatacaaaagccttaaagcgcgtaccaccaggctcaaggacggcttcctgtctgcggttataagccaaatgaatggtctccagtccgataaaatgggctcgacctcacaatgtaactggacgtgaccctgcaccatatgtctatctgcactgcactttctctgcagccataatgctttgttacagttattgttttgtcgtatatcagctcaatgtactgtcgtaatgtattgatctgtgtggatggtccgtcaggcaagatttacacTGTAACTCAGTACGTGATGATAAcaaacaaattccccattttaattgtgtggaaatattagacagactgagctgctTTGGAACCACAGAAGGAAATTTAATTGTTGTCATTTCTGAAgaatgcaaacaaatggaaaaggcttcaatctcgcttTACGATCTGCGgtgactgggatcaggtgaccggtgtggGTCTCCCacatcaatatcagaatcaggtttaatagcaccggcatatgtcatgaaattcattgtctctgcagcagcaatagAACCGAATTTATAGcaatagattttaacaattgtgatttaaaataaatatatatattaaatagttaaattatgtaagtagtacaacataaaaaaatgtaataaactaTTTTAAATGTGTGGAGCTATTTGACTCCAGCattggaaattctggagtgaagcttaactaaactgtatgcatttatgagaagctcagataaatagaaaaggctaaattctcacataAATTGATCATACacccagaaacattggctgcacttcagcaggtaaaaacagtggaatgaaacatgctg from the Mobula birostris isolate sMobBir1 chromosome 13, sMobBir1.hap1, whole genome shotgun sequence genome contains:
- the LOC140207002 gene encoding uncharacterized protein, which produces MAHQRVHTGERPFTCSECGKGFTRSSTLQSHQRVHTGDRPFTCSVCGKGFTLSSQLLRHQSVHTGEWPFNCSDCGKGFTWSPDLLVHQRVHTGERPFTCSDCGKGFTQLSTLLAHQSVHTRETPFTCSACGKRFTRSSDLQSHQRVHTGEKPFTCSECGKGFTQSSNLQSHHRVHTGEKPFTCSDCGKRFSHSFHVLTHQRVHTGERPFTCSECGKGFNQSSTLLSHQRLHTGERPFTCSECGKRFTRSSDLLSHQRVHTGEKPFTCSECAKRFSRSSDLQSHQRVHTGEKPFTCSECGKGFTHSSTLQRHLRVHTGEKPFICSVCGKRFTRSSTLQSHQRVHTGEGPFTCSDCGKGFTQSSQLLAHQSVHIGERALI